A genomic region of Mycobacterium senriense contains the following coding sequences:
- a CDS encoding inorganic phosphate transporter translates to MNIQLFLLIIVVITALAFDFTNGFHDTGNAMATSIASGALKPKVAVALSAVLNLVGAFMSTAVAATIAKGLIDGHIVTLELVFAGLVGGIVWNLLTWLLGIPSSSSHALIGGIVGATIAAVGGHGVIWKGLVSHVLIPAVVAAILAIAVGAIATWLVYRITQGLETGRTQAGFRYGQWGSASLVSLAHGTGDAQKTMGIIFLALMSYGSISKNESMPPLWVIVACALSMAAGTYLGGWRIIRTLGKGLVEIQSPQGMAAESSSAAVILLSTHFGYALSTTQVCTGSVLGSGLGKPGGEVRWGVAGRMGVAWLVTLPLAGLVGALTYWIVHFIGGYPGAIVGFGLLVAVSAAIYIRSRKVKVDHNNVNAEWKGDLTAGLEGTDDQHPPSDAGPTAGATPPRYDSDDPTIKANA, encoded by the coding sequence GTGAACATCCAATTGTTCCTCTTGATCATTGTCGTAATCACGGCATTGGCTTTCGATTTCACGAATGGCTTCCACGACACGGGCAACGCGATGGCGACCTCGATCGCCAGTGGTGCGCTCAAGCCGAAAGTAGCGGTCGCGCTGTCCGCGGTGCTGAACCTCGTGGGTGCGTTCATGTCCACCGCCGTCGCCGCGACGATCGCCAAAGGCTTGATCGACGGGCACATCGTGACGCTGGAGCTGGTTTTCGCCGGCCTCGTCGGCGGCATCGTGTGGAACCTGCTGACCTGGCTCCTCGGCATCCCCTCGAGTTCGTCGCACGCCTTGATCGGCGGCATCGTCGGCGCCACCATCGCCGCCGTCGGCGGGCACGGGGTGATCTGGAAAGGCCTGGTGTCCCACGTACTCATCCCGGCCGTAGTGGCCGCGATCCTGGCCATCGCCGTCGGGGCGATCGCGACCTGGCTCGTGTACCGGATCACCCAAGGTCTGGAGACCGGTCGCACCCAGGCCGGGTTCCGCTACGGCCAGTGGGGCTCGGCGTCGCTGGTTTCGCTGGCGCACGGCACCGGCGACGCGCAGAAGACGATGGGCATCATCTTCCTGGCGCTGATGTCCTACGGCTCGATCAGCAAAAACGAGTCCATGCCGCCGCTATGGGTCATCGTCGCTTGCGCGTTGTCCATGGCCGCGGGCACCTACCTGGGCGGCTGGCGGATCATCCGCACCCTGGGCAAGGGGTTGGTGGAGATCCAGTCGCCCCAAGGCATGGCCGCCGAGTCGTCCTCGGCCGCAGTCATCCTGCTTTCCACCCACTTCGGCTACGCGCTGTCGACGACCCAGGTCTGCACCGGTTCGGTGCTCGGCAGCGGGCTGGGCAAACCCGGCGGCGAAGTCCGGTGGGGCGTCGCCGGTCGCATGGGTGTCGCCTGGCTGGTCACGCTGCCGCTGGCCGGGCTGGTCGGTGCGCTCACCTATTGGATCGTCCATTTCATCGGTGGCTACCCGGGCGCGATCGTCGGTTTCGGGCTGCTGGTCGCGGTCTCGGCCGCCATCTACATCCGGTCGCGCAAGGTCAAGGTCGACCACAACAACGTCAACGCCGAATGGAAGGGCGACCTGACCGCCGGACTCGAAGGTACCGACGATCAGCACCCGCCCTCGGATGCCGGACCCACAGCCGGCGCCACGCCTCCCCGTTACGACTCCGACGACCCCACGATTAAGGCGAACGCCTGA
- a CDS encoding DUF3349 domain-containing protein, whose translation MNGFLNSIVSWLRAGYPEGVPPTDTFPVLALLTRRLSSDEAREVACELVRRGEFDDVDIGVLITQITDELPSPADVERVRVRLAAKGWPFEDADEAGDPA comes from the coding sequence GTGAACGGATTCCTCAACTCGATCGTCTCCTGGCTCCGCGCGGGGTATCCGGAAGGCGTTCCGCCGACCGACACCTTCCCGGTGCTCGCGTTGCTGACCCGCCGGCTGTCCAGCGACGAAGCCAGGGAGGTGGCCTGCGAGCTGGTTCGGCGCGGCGAGTTCGACGATGTCGACATCGGCGTGCTGATCACCCAGATCACCGATGAGTTGCCGTCACCGGCCGACGTCGAGCGGGTGCGGGTGCGGTTGGCGGCCAAGGGTTGGCCCTTCGAGGACGCCGACGAGGCCGGGGACCCGGCATAG
- the menE gene encoding o-succinylbenzoate--CoA ligase gives MERVLDGRDPALVALPAGDDRESTALRAGLRVGEAIDDDVALVAATSGTTGIPKGALLTGAALTASAAATHHRLGGPGSWLLALPPHHIAGVQVLVRSLLAGSTPVEMDVTSKGFDIAELPGAIRALGPGRRYTSLVAAQLAKALGDPAAAAALAELDAVLLGGGPAPRPVLDDAVAAGITVVRTYGMSETAGGCVYDGVPLDGVRLRTVHGRIVIGGATLAKGYRNPVDPDPFAEPGWFATDDLGAVSDAGVLTVLGRADDAISTGGLTVLPQPVEAALCTHPAVSECAVFGVADDRLGQRVVAAVVVRDGAAAPTLDALRAQVTRTLDATAAPRELHIVDALPRRGIGKVDRAELVRRFAGPSDQ, from the coding sequence CTGGAACGGGTCCTGGACGGGCGTGACCCCGCACTGGTCGCCCTGCCCGCGGGCGACGATCGCGAGTCGACGGCGCTGCGGGCGGGTCTGCGCGTCGGGGAGGCCATCGACGACGACGTGGCCCTGGTCGCGGCGACGTCGGGAACCACCGGGATTCCCAAGGGCGCGTTGCTGACCGGCGCCGCCCTGACCGCCAGCGCGGCGGCCACCCATCACCGGCTCGGCGGGCCGGGCAGCTGGCTGCTCGCCCTGCCGCCCCACCACATCGCCGGGGTGCAGGTTCTGGTGCGCAGCCTGCTCGCCGGCTCGACACCGGTCGAGATGGACGTCACGTCCAAGGGTTTCGACATCGCCGAATTGCCCGGTGCGATAAGGGCATTGGGTCCGGGACGGCGCTACACCTCGCTGGTTGCCGCGCAGCTGGCCAAGGCGCTCGGCGACCCGGCGGCCGCGGCCGCCCTCGCCGAGCTGGACGCCGTGCTGCTCGGCGGCGGACCCGCGCCGCGACCGGTCCTGGACGACGCGGTCGCCGCGGGCATCACCGTGGTCCGCACCTATGGGATGAGCGAGACCGCCGGGGGCTGCGTGTACGACGGTGTCCCGCTGGACGGGGTGCGGCTGCGCACGGTCCACGGGCGCATCGTCATCGGCGGCGCGACGCTGGCCAAGGGCTACCGCAACCCGGTTGACCCGGATCCGTTCGCCGAACCGGGCTGGTTCGCGACCGACGACCTCGGCGCCGTCAGCGACGCGGGCGTGCTGACCGTCCTGGGCCGCGCCGACGACGCGATCAGCACCGGCGGGCTGACCGTGCTGCCGCAGCCCGTCGAGGCGGCGCTGTGCACCCATCCGGCCGTGAGCGAGTGCGCGGTGTTCGGGGTGGCCGACGACCGGCTGGGGCAGCGGGTGGTCGCCGCGGTCGTGGTGCGCGACGGGGCCGCCGCGCCGACCCTGGACGCGCTGCGCGCGCAGGTGACCCGCACCCTGGACGCCACCGCCGCGCCGCGCGAGCTGCACATCGTCGACGCCCTGCCCCGCCGCGGCATCGGCAAGGTCGACCGGGCGGAATTGGTGCGCCGATTCGCCGGCCCGAGCGATCAATAG
- a CDS encoding DUF732 domain-containing protein, with protein sequence MLASFAAVIGAATPAQAEPGGNPDANFLAALDQAGVPYKNGAVAVRVGKKACELMDQGHSQADVIQSVSAENAGFTVADATHFTTSAVSAYCPQHLGEPTTEPPPPPDWSNIPWFPFPPPAAA encoded by the coding sequence GTGTTGGCGAGTTTCGCCGCGGTCATTGGTGCGGCCACGCCGGCACAGGCCGAGCCGGGCGGCAACCCAGATGCGAACTTCTTGGCGGCGCTCGATCAGGCCGGCGTCCCCTATAAGAACGGCGCCGTCGCCGTCCGGGTCGGCAAGAAGGCCTGTGAATTAATGGATCAGGGCCACTCCCAGGCCGATGTCATCCAAAGTGTGTCGGCAGAAAATGCCGGATTCACCGTGGCGGACGCGACCCACTTCACGACCAGCGCCGTCAGTGCCTATTGCCCACAACACCTCGGCGAACCGACCACCGAGCCGCCGCCCCCGCCGGACTGGTCGAATATTCCTTGGTTTCCCTTCCCGCCGCCGGCGGCTGCGTAG
- a CDS encoding TIGR04282 family arsenosugar biosynthesis glycosyltransferase — MKALPVTLLVVAKAPEPGLAKTRLAAAVGDRVAAEIAAAALLDTLDAVAAAPVAARVVALTGDLDAAANAAEIRQRLASFTVIAQRGADFAARLANAHADAAGGFAVLQIGMDTPQVTADLLAGCARRLLEAQAVLGPARDGGWWVLGVGQPAMAQCLRTVPMSAPDTGDLTLKALRDNGIDVVTVETLADVDFVDDVATVRDACAPTSRFARATRAAGL, encoded by the coding sequence GTGAAGGCGCTGCCGGTGACCCTGCTGGTGGTCGCCAAGGCGCCCGAGCCGGGCTTGGCCAAGACGCGGCTCGCGGCGGCCGTCGGCGACCGGGTCGCCGCCGAAATCGCCGCCGCCGCACTGCTTGACACGCTCGACGCGGTGGCCGCCGCCCCGGTGGCCGCGCGGGTGGTCGCCCTCACCGGCGACCTGGATGCGGCGGCGAACGCCGCCGAGATCCGGCAGCGACTGGCGTCGTTCACCGTGATCGCCCAGCGCGGTGCGGATTTCGCGGCCCGGCTCGCAAACGCGCACGCCGACGCGGCCGGCGGGTTTGCGGTGCTGCAGATCGGCATGGACACCCCCCAGGTGACTGCGGACCTGTTGGCCGGGTGCGCACGCCGGCTGCTCGAGGCGCAGGCCGTGCTCGGGCCGGCCCGCGACGGGGGCTGGTGGGTGCTCGGCGTGGGGCAGCCCGCGATGGCGCAGTGCCTGCGCACCGTGCCGATGTCCGCACCCGATACCGGCGATCTGACGTTGAAAGCATTGCGCGACAACGGAATTGACGTGGTGACCGTTGAGACGCTGGCCGACGTGGACTTTGTCGACGACGTCGCGACCGTGCGCGACGCCTGCGCACCCACCAGCCGCTTCGCGCGGGCCACCCGCGCGGCCGGCCTCTAG
- a CDS encoding glycosyltransferase family 2 protein, whose amino-acid sequence MPDAGLVTVVLPCLNEEESLPAVLAAIPAGYRALVVDNNSTDDTAGVASRHGARVVAEPRAGYGSAVHAGVLAATTPIVAVIDADGSMDVGDLPRLVAELERGADLVIGRRRPVPGLHWPWVARMGTVVMSWRLRTRHGLPVHDIAPMRVARRDGLLQLGVVDRRSGYPLELLVRAAAAGWRVVELDVSYGPRTGGKSKVSGSLRGSITAILDFWKVIS is encoded by the coding sequence GTGCCCGACGCCGGTCTGGTGACGGTGGTCCTGCCCTGCCTCAACGAAGAGGAGTCGCTGCCCGCGGTGCTGGCCGCGATCCCCGCCGGCTACCGGGCGTTGGTGGTGGACAACAACAGCACCGACGACACCGCCGGGGTCGCGAGCCGGCACGGCGCCCGGGTGGTCGCCGAACCGCGGGCCGGATACGGCTCGGCCGTCCACGCGGGTGTGCTGGCCGCGACCACCCCGATCGTGGCGGTCATCGACGCCGACGGCTCGATGGACGTCGGTGATCTCCCCCGGCTGGTCGCCGAGCTCGAGCGGGGCGCCGACCTGGTGATCGGCCGGCGCCGGCCGGTGCCCGGGCTGCACTGGCCGTGGGTGGCCCGGATGGGCACCGTGGTCATGAGCTGGCGACTGCGCACCCGACACGGCCTGCCGGTGCACGACATCGCGCCGATGCGAGTGGCGCGGCGCGACGGGCTGCTGCAGCTGGGCGTCGTCGACCGGCGGTCGGGATATCCGCTGGAATTGCTGGTGCGTGCCGCGGCCGCCGGCTGGCGCGTCGTCGAACTCGACGTCAGCTACGGCCCGCGGACGGGCGGCAAGTCGAAGGTGAGTGGTTCGCTGCGGGGCAGCATCACCGCGATCCTGGACTTCTGGAAGGTGATTTCGTGA
- a CDS encoding NAD-dependent epimerase/dehydratase family protein — MRVLLTGAAGFIGSRVDAALRAAGHEVVAVDALLAAAHGPNPVLPKGCHRIDVRDADALAPLLAGVDVVCHQAAMVGAGVDAADAPAYGGHNDLATTVLLAQMFAAGVRRLVLASSMVVYGQGRYHCERHGPVDPLPRRRADLDAGIFEHRCPAGGEELQWRMVDEDACLRPRSLYAASKTAQEHYALAWSEATGGSVAALRYHNVYGPGMPRDTPYSGVAAIFRSALEKGDPPKVFEDGGQMRDFVHVDDVAAANVTATQWSEGFTAVNVCSGQPISIAEVAGALCDARGASLSPVVTGQYRNGDVRHIVADPSRAAEVLGFRAAVAPGDGLREFAFAPLR; from the coding sequence ATGAGGGTGCTGCTGACCGGGGCGGCCGGCTTCATCGGTTCGCGGGTGGACGCCGCGCTGCGGGCCGCGGGTCACGAGGTGGTCGCCGTCGACGCGCTGCTGGCCGCCGCGCACGGCCCAAACCCGGTGCTGCCGAAGGGATGTCACCGCATCGACGTGCGCGATGCCGATGCGCTGGCCCCGCTGCTTGCCGGTGTGGACGTGGTGTGCCATCAGGCGGCGATGGTGGGTGCGGGTGTGGACGCCGCCGATGCCCCCGCCTACGGCGGCCACAACGACCTGGCCACCACGGTCCTGCTGGCGCAGATGTTCGCCGCCGGGGTGCGGCGCCTGGTGCTGGCCTCGTCGATGGTGGTGTACGGGCAGGGGCGCTATCACTGCGAACGACATGGGCCGGTGGATCCGCTGCCGCGGCGCCGCGCGGATCTCGATGCCGGAATCTTCGAGCACCGGTGCCCGGCCGGCGGGGAGGAACTGCAGTGGCGCATGGTCGATGAGGACGCCTGCCTGCGGCCCCGAAGCCTTTACGCCGCCAGCAAAACCGCCCAGGAGCATTACGCGCTGGCCTGGTCGGAGGCCACGGGTGGTTCGGTGGCGGCGCTGCGCTACCACAACGTCTACGGCCCCGGCATGCCGCGCGACACCCCCTACTCCGGGGTGGCGGCGATCTTCCGGTCGGCGCTGGAAAAGGGCGATCCGCCAAAGGTTTTCGAGGACGGCGGGCAGATGCGCGACTTCGTCCACGTCGACGACGTGGCCGCCGCCAACGTCACGGCGACACAGTGGAGCGAGGGCTTCACCGCGGTCAATGTGTGCTCGGGACAACCCATTTCGATTGCGGAGGTGGCCGGCGCGCTGTGCGACGCGCGCGGCGCTTCGTTGTCCCCGGTGGTCACCGGGCAGTACCGCAACGGCGACGTGCGCCACATCGTCGCCGACCCGTCGCGGGCCGCCGAGGTGCTAGGTTTCCGCGCCGCCGTCGCACCCGGCGACGGGTTGCGCGAGTTCGCGTTCGCGCCCCTTCGCTAA
- a CDS encoding S-methyl-5'-thioadenosine phosphorylase yields MLGVIGGSGFYTFFGSDSRDVAVDTPYGPPSAPVTVGAVGDHEVAFLPRHGAGHEFSAHTVPYRANMWALRKLGVRRVLAPCAVGSLTPEFGPGTVVVPDQLVDRTRGRADTYFDSGGIHVDFADPYCPTLREAVTGLPDVVDGGTMVVIQGPRFSTRAESRWFASAGFSLVNMTGYPEAALARELEICYAAIALVTDLDAGVSVGEGVKTVDVFAEFEKNIKVFKTLVGQAIGRIAADRTCTHCLPHAGVTLPIELP; encoded by the coding sequence ATGCTCGGAGTCATCGGCGGCAGCGGCTTCTACACCTTCTTCGGATCCGACTCCCGCGACGTCGCCGTCGACACCCCGTACGGGCCGCCGAGCGCCCCGGTCACCGTCGGTGCCGTCGGCGACCACGAGGTGGCCTTCCTGCCCCGCCACGGCGCCGGGCACGAATTCTCCGCGCACACCGTGCCGTATCGCGCCAACATGTGGGCGCTGCGCAAGCTCGGCGTGCGGCGAGTGCTCGCGCCGTGCGCGGTCGGCAGCCTCACGCCCGAATTCGGACCGGGCACCGTCGTGGTGCCCGACCAACTCGTCGACCGCACCCGGGGCCGCGCCGACACCTACTTCGACTCCGGCGGCATCCACGTCGACTTCGCCGACCCCTACTGCCCGACGCTGCGTGAGGCGGTGACCGGCCTGCCCGACGTGGTCGACGGCGGCACCATGGTGGTGATCCAGGGGCCACGCTTTTCCACCCGCGCCGAGAGCCGGTGGTTCGCCTCCGCCGGGTTCTCGCTGGTCAACATGACCGGCTACCCGGAGGCCGCACTCGCTCGCGAGCTCGAAATATGTTATGCCGCAATCGCTTTGGTGACCGACCTGGATGCCGGTGTGAGCGTCGGGGAGGGCGTGAAGACCGTCGACGTGTTCGCCGAATTCGAGAAGAACATCAAAGTGTTCAAAACGCTGGTCGGCCAGGCCATCGGCCGGATCGCCGCCGACCGCACCTGCACGCACTGCCTGCCGCACGCCGGAGTCACCCTGCCCATCGAGCTGCCATGA
- a CDS encoding 1,4-dihydroxy-2-naphthoate polyprenyltransferase, producing MANFGQWVSGARPRTLPNAVAPVVAGTGAAAWLHSAVWWKALLALAVALALTIGVNYANDYSDGIRGTDDDRAGPVRLVGSRLAAPRAVLTAAVASLTVGALAGLALALFSAPWLIAVGAACIAGAWLYTGGSKPYGYAGFGEVAVFLFFGLVAVLGTQYTQALRVDWVGLVLAVSIGALSSSVLVANNLRDIPTDARSGKVTLAVRLGDARTRILYQALLGTAGLLTLVLMVATPWCAAGLVAAPLALRAATPVRSGRGGPELIPVLRDTGLAMVVWAVAVAAALALAT from the coding sequence GTGGCCAATTTCGGGCAGTGGGTTTCCGGTGCGCGGCCGCGGACGTTGCCCAACGCGGTGGCGCCCGTTGTTGCGGGGACCGGTGCGGCCGCGTGGCTGCATTCCGCGGTGTGGTGGAAGGCGCTGCTGGCGCTGGCCGTCGCGCTCGCGCTGACCATCGGCGTCAACTACGCCAACGACTACTCCGACGGCATCCGCGGCACCGACGACGACCGGGCCGGCCCGGTGCGCCTGGTCGGGTCGCGGCTGGCGGCGCCGCGGGCGGTGCTGACCGCCGCGGTCGCCAGCCTGACCGTCGGCGCGCTCGCCGGGCTCGCGCTGGCCCTGTTCAGCGCGCCGTGGCTGATCGCGGTCGGAGCGGCCTGCATCGCCGGGGCGTGGCTCTACACCGGCGGGTCGAAACCCTACGGGTACGCCGGTTTTGGCGAGGTTGCGGTGTTCCTGTTCTTCGGGCTCGTCGCGGTGCTGGGCACCCAGTACACCCAGGCGCTGCGGGTGGACTGGGTGGGCCTGGTGCTGGCGGTGTCGATCGGGGCGCTGTCGTCGTCGGTGCTGGTGGCCAACAACCTGCGGGACATCCCGACCGACGCGCGCTCGGGGAAGGTCACGCTGGCGGTGCGGCTGGGCGACGCGCGCACCCGGATCCTGTACCAGGCGCTGCTGGGGACCGCCGGGCTGCTGACCCTGGTGCTGATGGTGGCGACCCCGTGGTGTGCCGCCGGATTGGTGGCCGCGCCGCTGGCCCTGCGCGCGGCGACCCCGGTGCGATCGGGCCGCGGCGGCCCGGAACTGATCCCGGTGCTGCGCGATACCGGGCTGGCGATGGTGGTGTGGGCGGTCGCGGTGGCCGCGGCGTTGGCGCTGGCTACCTAA
- a CDS encoding beta-ketoacyl-ACP synthase III, which yields MKQIAATSGPTNIGLLSVGSYRPERVVTNDELCENIDSSDEWIYSRTGIKTRRFARRDESVTSMATTAGQEAIAKASLEPSDIDCVLVATSTHFTQTPPCAPAVATALGATGVPAFDVSAGCAGFGYALGVAADMIRGGTAAKVLVLGSEKLSCTVDMQDRSNCFIFADGAAGVVVGEAPDQGIGPTVWGSDGAQARAIRQDIEWIDFLDNRTGERPYLRLEGSAVFRWAAFEMGKVGRQAMDAAGVRPDEIDVFLPHQANSRINEVLAKSLDLRPDAVVANDIEHTGNTSAASIPLAMAEVLATGAAKAGDLALLLGYGAGLSYAAQVVRLPNG from the coding sequence ATGAAGCAGATTGCCGCGACCAGCGGGCCCACGAACATCGGCTTGCTCAGCGTGGGGTCATACCGGCCCGAACGGGTGGTCACTAACGACGAGCTGTGCGAGAACATCGACTCGTCCGACGAGTGGATCTATTCGCGGACCGGGATCAAGACCCGCCGATTCGCCAGGCGCGACGAATCCGTCACCTCGATGGCGACCACGGCTGGGCAGGAGGCGATCGCCAAGGCCTCCCTCGAGCCATCCGACATCGATTGCGTCCTCGTCGCCACCAGCACGCATTTCACCCAGACCCCCCCGTGCGCGCCCGCGGTCGCGACGGCGTTGGGTGCCACCGGCGTGCCCGCGTTCGACGTCTCGGCCGGCTGCGCGGGCTTCGGCTACGCGCTGGGCGTCGCGGCCGACATGATTCGCGGCGGGACGGCGGCCAAGGTGTTGGTGCTCGGTTCGGAGAAGCTGTCCTGCACCGTGGACATGCAGGACCGGAGCAACTGCTTCATCTTCGCCGACGGCGCGGCCGGGGTGGTGGTGGGCGAGGCACCCGACCAGGGCATCGGACCCACCGTCTGGGGCAGCGACGGCGCGCAGGCCAGGGCCATCCGCCAGGACATCGAGTGGATCGACTTCCTGGACAACCGCACCGGCGAGCGCCCGTACCTGAGGCTCGAAGGCAGCGCGGTGTTTCGGTGGGCGGCATTCGAGATGGGCAAGGTCGGCCGGCAGGCGATGGATGCGGCGGGCGTCCGGCCCGACGAGATCGACGTGTTCTTGCCGCACCAGGCCAACAGCCGGATCAACGAGGTGCTGGCCAAGAGCCTCGATCTGCGCCCGGATGCGGTCGTCGCCAACGACATCGAGCACACCGGAAACACCTCGGCCGCGTCCATCCCCCTGGCGATGGCCGAAGTGCTGGCGACCGGCGCGGCCAAGGCCGGCGACCTGGCCCTGCTGCTCGGTTACGGCGCGGGCCTGAGCTATGCCGCCCAGGTCGTCCGGCTGCCGAACGGCTAA
- a CDS encoding DUF4229 domain-containing protein produces MSQEASDDSTGSTQNPADAEGTAQPAGNRVAVHVAAYMAARLLLAVVLTGVIYGVARLAGITQFPIVVAVLFALIIAMPLGIWVFAPLRRRATAALAIAGERRRRERELLQARLHGDAAPDEDGDQGSGRD; encoded by the coding sequence GTGTCACAAGAAGCTAGCGACGACAGCACCGGCAGCACGCAGAACCCGGCCGATGCCGAGGGCACGGCGCAACCGGCCGGAAACCGCGTCGCCGTCCACGTTGCCGCGTACATGGCGGCGCGGCTGCTGCTGGCGGTGGTGCTCACCGGCGTGATCTACGGCGTAGCGCGCCTGGCGGGCATCACGCAGTTCCCGATCGTGGTGGCCGTGCTGTTCGCCCTGATCATCGCGATGCCGCTGGGCATCTGGGTGTTCGCCCCGCTGCGCCGCCGGGCCACCGCTGCGCTCGCGATCGCCGGGGAGCGGCGGCGCCGGGAGCGCGAACTGCTCCAGGCCCGACTGCACGGGGACGCCGCGCCCGACGAGGACGGCGACCAAGGATCAGGGCGCGATTAG
- a CDS encoding MinD/ParA family ATP-binding protein, translating into MTEHPTTGVGSPEQPTTQIPPQTASAPDQQEGAEPKAQSGGDDAPTRAFAGFRTERRVPGPERQQAVPPTAPRPGGMPPWDPTPMTGIPRVDPTAYGAYYDRQDAPPTQVQGPPPQRPEHLPHTPYPELSTGMLLRPVAPPPSDGWRLLLFKLSGGLINLGESPRATRYNNLVAQVNRPLRGSYRVAFLSLKGGVGKTTIAATLGATFASIRGDRVVAVDANPDRGTLSQKIPLETAATVRQLLHDAGTIERYSDVRRYTSKGPSGLEVLSSETDPGISDAFSAEDYVRILDILERFYGLVLTDCGPGLLHSVMSSVLDKADALVVVSSASIDGARSASATLDWLDAHGHEDLVRNSIAVINGVKPRPGKVDMNKVIDHFSRRCRAVQLVPFDPHLEEGAEIELDRLRRGTREALTELAAIVADGFPGDQHNPGVLG; encoded by the coding sequence GTGACCGAGCATCCGACGACGGGCGTGGGGTCGCCCGAACAACCGACCACGCAAATACCTCCACAGACAGCGTCGGCGCCGGACCAGCAGGAGGGCGCGGAGCCGAAGGCCCAGTCGGGCGGCGACGACGCACCGACCCGCGCCTTCGCCGGATTCCGCACCGAACGACGCGTTCCCGGACCCGAGCGCCAGCAGGCCGTGCCGCCCACGGCGCCCAGGCCGGGTGGCATGCCGCCGTGGGACCCCACGCCGATGACCGGCATCCCGCGGGTCGACCCGACCGCGTACGGCGCCTACTACGACCGTCAGGACGCGCCGCCCACCCAGGTCCAGGGCCCCCCGCCGCAGCGGCCGGAGCACCTGCCGCACACGCCGTACCCGGAGCTGTCCACCGGCATGCTGCTGCGGCCGGTCGCCCCGCCGCCGTCGGACGGCTGGCGGCTGCTGCTGTTCAAGCTGTCCGGTGGCCTGATCAATTTGGGTGAGAGCCCGCGGGCCACCCGGTACAACAACCTGGTCGCCCAGGTGAACCGGCCCCTGCGGGGTTCCTACCGGGTCGCCTTCCTGTCGCTCAAGGGCGGCGTCGGCAAGACCACGATCGCCGCGACGCTGGGCGCCACCTTCGCCTCCATCCGCGGTGATCGGGTGGTGGCCGTGGACGCCAACCCCGACCGCGGCACGCTGAGCCAGAAGATTCCGCTGGAGACGGCGGCCACGGTGCGCCAGCTGCTGCACGACGCCGGCACCATCGAGCGCTACAGCGACGTGCGCCGCTACACGTCCAAGGGCCCCAGCGGTCTGGAGGTGCTGTCCTCCGAAACGGACCCCGGCATCTCGGACGCGTTCAGCGCCGAGGACTACGTGCGGATCCTGGACATCCTGGAACGGTTTTACGGCCTGGTGCTCACCGACTGCGGGCCCGGCCTGCTGCACTCGGTGATGAGCTCGGTGCTGGACAAGGCCGACGCCCTTGTCGTGGTCAGCTCGGCATCCATCGACGGCGCGCGCAGCGCCTCGGCGACGCTGGACTGGCTGGACGCGCACGGCCACGAGGACCTGGTGCGCAATTCCATCGCGGTGATCAACGGGGTGAAGCCTCGACCGGGCAAGGTCGACATGAACAAGGTGATCGACCACTTCTCCCGGCGCTGCCGCGCGGTTCAGCTGGTGCCGTTCGACCCGCACCTGGAAGAGGGCGCCGAGATCGAACTGGACCGGTTGCGCCGCGGGACGCGCGAAGCGCTCACCGAGTTGGCCGCAATCGTCGCCGACGGGTTCCCCGGCGACCAGCACAACCCGGGAGTGCTCGGCTAG